The Nerophis ophidion isolate RoL-2023_Sa linkage group LG09, RoL_Noph_v1.0, whole genome shotgun sequence genome contains a region encoding:
- the atoh7 gene encoding transcription factor atoh7: MKPRRSSCTDSGSESSELDSKSPEKYEPATRRRMAANARERKRMQGLNTAFDRLRKVVPQWGQDKKLSKYETLQMALSYIMALNRILMDAKRHNATHRQWRDLQFDCVQADNHQYLMGYDSAGEDYITSFSYQLDGHQLHT; this comes from the coding sequence atgaagcCTCGTCGCTCCAGCTGCACTGACTCAGGATCTGAGTCCTCAGAACTGGACTCCAAGAGCCCAGAGAAATACGAGCCTGCCACACGGCGAAGGATGGCCGCCAATGCCAGAGAGCGGAAAAGGATGCAGGGCTTGAACACGGCTTTCGACCGATTACGAAAGGTGGTCCCTCAATGGGGTCAGGACAAGAAATTGTCCAAGTACGAAACCCTGCAGATGGCTCTCAGCTACATCATGGCCCTCAACCGGATCCTGATGGATGCCAAGCGACACAATGCCACTCACAGGCAGTGGCGGGACTTGCAGTTTGACTGCGTGCAGGCTGACAACCACCAGTACCTGATGGGGTACGACTCCGCGGGGGAGGACTATATCACCTCTTTCTCCTACCAGCTTGACGGCCATCAGCTGCACActtga